The proteins below are encoded in one region of Metallibacterium scheffleri:
- the oppB gene encoding oligopeptide ABC transporter permease OppB has product MGALARYTARRLLGAIPTMLVIITLSFFLLRAAPGGPFEMQRALPPQVKLNLERMYHLNLPLWRQYLDYLGNILHGNFGPSFVYRSITVNQLIGQGFPVDIAIGVPALLGALLLGIPLGIVSALKQNSWLDYFPMAVAMAGISIPTFVLAPVMILVLAVMLHWLPAGGWSAGDPLYAILPAVALGLPLIAYAARVMRGSMIEVLNSPYIRTARAKGLPERTVILRHALRPAMLPMVSFLGPAVVNTITGSIVVEEIFGLPGIGRFFVNGAMNRDYTLVMGVTVLYGLLIVLFNLVADVLYGILDPRVRFQ; this is encoded by the coding sequence ATGGGCGCGCTGGCACGCTACACCGCACGCCGCCTGCTGGGCGCCATCCCGACCATGCTGGTCATCATCACGCTGTCGTTCTTCCTGCTGCGCGCGGCACCGGGCGGGCCGTTCGAGATGCAGCGCGCGCTGCCGCCACAGGTCAAGCTCAATCTGGAGCGCATGTACCACCTCAACCTGCCCTTGTGGCGGCAGTACCTCGACTATCTGGGCAACATCCTGCACGGCAATTTCGGGCCCTCGTTCGTGTATCGCAGCATCACGGTCAACCAGCTCATCGGCCAGGGCTTCCCGGTGGATATCGCCATCGGCGTGCCGGCGCTGCTGGGCGCGCTGCTGCTGGGCATTCCGCTGGGCATCGTCTCGGCGCTGAAGCAGAACAGCTGGCTGGATTATTTCCCGATGGCGGTGGCCATGGCCGGCATCTCCATCCCGACCTTCGTGCTGGCGCCGGTGATGATCCTGGTGCTGGCGGTGATGCTGCACTGGCTGCCGGCGGGCGGCTGGTCGGCCGGCGATCCGCTGTACGCGATCCTGCCCGCGGTGGCCCTGGGCCTGCCGCTGATCGCCTACGCCGCGCGCGTCATGCGCGGCAGCATGATCGAGGTGCTCAACAGCCCCTATATCCGCACCGCGCGCGCCAAGGGCCTGCCCGAGCGCACGGTGATCCTGCGCCATGCCCTGCGCCCGGCCATGCTGCCGATGGTGTCCTTCCTCGGCCCGGCGGTGGTCAACACCATCACCGGCTCGATCGTGGTCGAGGAGATCTTCGGCCTGCCCGGCATCGGGCGCTTCTTCGTCAATGGCGCCATGAATCGTGACTACACCCTGGTGATGGGCGTGACCGTGCTGTACGGATTGCTGATCGTGCTGTTCAACCTCGTCGCGGATGTGCTGTACGGCATCCTCGACCCGCGCGTGCGCTTCCAATGA
- a CDS encoding peptide ABC transporter substrate-binding protein: protein MPLSKRIAPRHGFHLAGALLTLLLLGGCAPRQPTGEIHHYSVGTALAPPAQQVFVRSLQSSPRTLDPSLATDVPGFDVLVDLFQGLTQFNAEGEVVPGVASRWTTSRNGLRWTFYLRPDARWSNGAPVTAQDFVYSWQREVDPDTAAQYAESLSMIVNANAIINATLPPSALGVHTLGAHELVVDLVEPTPYLPAALANEYFDPLYPPAIRQWGLAWTRPPHLISNGAFYLASEVVNGRLVLRRNPYFWNVGAVHLREEIEYPISNSASKLDRYLADDLDFADSPAFPPTDVDWLRHALGAQVHIAPYYGTAYLGMLVHEKPFANRDLRLALSMALERKVLNDKLARGLFIPAYSLMPPLPGYTQQVPDWAHWPRARRLAEARRLYAAAGYGPGHELRVKLLYDTQGSSARQYMEALTLMWKENLGADVRLWNEQWKVMLQDIQYKNAKLYWSAWIGNYLDPNTFMHQFQVGYAMNYGDFSYAPFQKLLQAAQSSNDNVQRYRYFEQAERVLGTQMPYIPLYFYTSDNLVKPYVTGWHTNLLDVHPAQYIAILQHTVH, encoded by the coding sequence ATGCCCCTGTCCAAGCGCATCGCGCCGCGCCATGGTTTCCACCTCGCCGGCGCGCTGCTGACGCTGCTGCTGCTCGGCGGCTGCGCACCGCGCCAGCCCACCGGCGAGATCCACCACTACAGCGTCGGCACCGCGCTGGCGCCGCCCGCGCAGCAGGTGTTCGTGCGCAGCCTGCAAAGCTCACCGCGCACGCTGGACCCTTCATTGGCCACGGACGTGCCTGGCTTCGACGTGCTCGTCGATCTGTTCCAGGGACTCACACAGTTCAACGCCGAGGGCGAAGTGGTGCCGGGCGTGGCGTCACGCTGGACGACGAGCAGGAACGGACTGCGCTGGACCTTCTACCTGCGCCCCGACGCACGCTGGAGCAACGGCGCGCCGGTGACCGCGCAGGATTTCGTGTACTCGTGGCAACGCGAGGTCGACCCGGACACCGCCGCGCAGTACGCCGAATCGCTGAGCATGATCGTCAACGCCAACGCGATCATCAACGCCACGCTGCCGCCCTCGGCGCTGGGCGTGCACACGCTCGGCGCGCACGAGCTGGTGGTGGATCTGGTCGAGCCCACGCCGTATCTACCGGCGGCGCTGGCCAATGAGTATTTCGACCCCTTGTATCCGCCGGCCATCCGCCAGTGGGGCCTGGCCTGGACGCGGCCGCCGCACCTGATCAGCAACGGCGCGTTCTATCTGGCCAGCGAAGTCGTCAATGGCCGCCTGGTGCTGCGCAGGAATCCCTACTTCTGGAACGTCGGCGCCGTGCACCTGCGCGAGGAAATCGAGTATCCGATCAGCAACTCCGCCTCCAAGCTCGACCGTTACCTGGCCGATGATCTGGACTTCGCCGACAGCCCCGCGTTTCCGCCCACCGACGTCGACTGGCTGCGCCACGCACTGGGCGCGCAGGTGCACATCGCGCCGTACTACGGCACCGCCTATCTGGGCATGCTGGTGCACGAAAAGCCCTTCGCCAATCGCGATCTGCGCCTGGCCTTGTCGATGGCGCTGGAACGCAAGGTGCTCAACGACAAGCTGGCGCGCGGCCTGTTCATTCCGGCGTATTCGCTGATGCCGCCGTTGCCGGGCTACACGCAGCAGGTGCCGGACTGGGCGCACTGGCCACGCGCGCGGCGCCTGGCCGAGGCGCGTCGCCTGTACGCCGCCGCCGGCTATGGCCCGGGCCACGAGCTGCGTGTGAAGCTGCTCTACGACACCCAAGGCAGCTCGGCGCGCCAGTACATGGAGGCACTGACGCTGATGTGGAAGGAGAATCTCGGCGCCGACGTGCGGCTGTGGAACGAGCAGTGGAAGGTGATGCTGCAGGACATCCAGTACAAGAACGCCAAGCTCTACTGGAGCGCGTGGATCGGCAACTACCTCGACCCCAACACCTTCATGCACCAGTTCCAGGTCGGCTATGCGATGAACTACGGCGATTTCTCCTACGCGCCGTTCCAGAAACTGCTGCAGGCCGCACAATCCAGCAACGACAACGTCCAGCGCTACCGGTATTTCGAGCAGGCCGAGCGCGTGCTGGGCACGCAGATGCCCTACATCCCGCTGTACTTCTATACCTCGGACAACCTGGTGAAACCCTACGTCACGGGCTGGCACACCAATCTGCTCGACGTGCACCCGGCGCAATACATCGCCATCCTGCAGCACACGGTGCATTGA
- a CDS encoding SemiSWEET transporter: MSAAIPPGDWLGYIAATLTTVAFIPQAWRTLRTHDTRALSLGMYLTFTVGVAFWLGYGLTLGAWPIIVSNAITLLLAGTILLLKWRHG, encoded by the coding sequence ATGAGCGCCGCCATCCCGCCCGGCGACTGGCTGGGCTACATCGCCGCCACGCTGACCACCGTGGCCTTCATCCCGCAGGCTTGGCGCACGCTGCGCACGCACGACACGCGCGCGCTGTCGCTGGGCATGTACCTGACCTTCACCGTGGGCGTGGCGTTCTGGCTGGGCTACGGACTGACGCTCGGTGCCTGGCCGATCATCGTGTCCAATGCGATCACGCTGCTGCTGGCGGGCACGATCCTGTTGCTGAAATGGCGCCACGGCTGA